A genomic segment from Curtobacterium sp. MCSS17_007 encodes:
- a CDS encoding CTP synthase, with translation MADTLSGGTNSSTSTPKVTKQIFVTGGVVSSLGKGLTAASLGNLLTARGLKVVMQKLDPYLNVDPGTMNPFQHGEVFVTDDGAETDLDIGHYERFLDINLSQAANVTTGQVYSSVIAKERRGEYLGDTVQVIPHITDEIKRRMREQAENDPQPDVIITEVGGTVGDIESQPFIESARQVRHELGRNNVFFVHVSLVPFMSASGEQKTKPTQHSVAALRSIGIQPDALVLRSDRPVSESNKRKIALMCDVDEDAVVNAVDVPSIYDLPTLLHDQGLDQVIIDALRLDAHDVDWSAWNPVLDAVHEPKKHVTIALVGKYIDLPDAYLSVTEALRAGGFAHNAKVTLKWVVSDDCTTPEGAAKQLGDVDGICVPGGFGVRGIEGKLGALRFAREQGIPTLGLCLGLQCMVIEYARHEAGLTDASSTEFDPETSTPVIATMAEQVDIIAGGDMGGTMRLGLYPAHFTDGSLAAELYGASEASERHRHRYEVNNAYRQQIADAGLVFSGTSPDGTLVEYVELPRDVHPFYIATQAHPELRSRPTNAHPLFAGLVDAAIARHEASSLFDPAEESAEVVA, from the coding sequence GTGGCGGACACTCTCAGCGGCGGAACCAATTCTTCGACCTCGACCCCGAAGGTCACGAAGCAGATCTTCGTGACCGGCGGGGTCGTCTCGTCCCTCGGCAAGGGCCTGACGGCGGCCAGCCTCGGCAACCTGCTCACGGCGCGCGGCCTCAAGGTCGTCATGCAGAAGCTCGACCCGTACCTCAACGTGGACCCGGGCACCATGAACCCGTTCCAGCACGGCGAGGTCTTCGTGACCGACGACGGTGCCGAGACGGACCTCGACATCGGTCACTACGAGCGCTTCCTCGACATCAACCTGTCGCAGGCCGCGAACGTCACGACCGGCCAGGTGTACTCGAGCGTCATCGCCAAGGAGCGTCGTGGCGAGTACCTCGGCGACACCGTCCAGGTCATCCCGCACATCACCGACGAGATCAAGCGTCGGATGCGCGAGCAGGCCGAGAACGACCCGCAGCCCGACGTCATCATCACCGAGGTCGGCGGCACGGTCGGTGACATCGAGTCCCAGCCGTTCATCGAGTCGGCCCGCCAGGTGCGCCACGAGCTCGGTCGCAACAACGTGTTCTTCGTGCACGTGTCGCTCGTGCCGTTCATGAGCGCCTCCGGTGAGCAGAAGACCAAGCCGACACAGCACTCGGTCGCTGCGCTCCGCTCGATCGGCATCCAGCCGGACGCCCTCGTGCTCCGGTCGGACCGCCCCGTGTCGGAGTCGAACAAGCGCAAGATCGCCCTCATGTGCGACGTGGACGAGGACGCCGTCGTGAACGCGGTGGACGTGCCGTCGATCTACGACCTCCCGACGCTGCTGCACGACCAGGGCCTCGACCAGGTCATCATCGACGCGCTCCGGCTCGACGCGCACGACGTCGACTGGTCGGCGTGGAACCCGGTCCTGGACGCGGTGCACGAGCCGAAGAAGCACGTCACGATCGCGCTGGTCGGCAAGTACATCGACCTGCCGGACGCCTACCTGTCCGTCACCGAGGCCCTGCGCGCCGGCGGGTTCGCCCACAACGCCAAGGTCACGCTGAAGTGGGTCGTGTCCGACGACTGCACGACGCCCGAGGGTGCCGCGAAGCAGCTCGGCGACGTCGACGGCATCTGCGTGCCCGGCGGGTTCGGCGTGCGCGGCATCGAGGGGAAGCTCGGCGCGCTCCGTTTCGCCCGCGAGCAGGGCATCCCGACGCTCGGCCTGTGCCTCGGCCTGCAGTGCATGGTCATCGAGTACGCCCGCCACGAGGCCGGCCTGACCGACGCGTCGAGCACCGAGTTCGACCCGGAGACCTCGACGCCGGTCATCGCGACCATGGCGGAGCAGGTGGACATCATCGCCGGCGGCGACATGGGCGGCACGATGCGCCTCGGTCTGTACCCGGCGCACTTCACGGACGGGTCGCTCGCCGCGGAGCTCTACGGTGCATCCGAGGCGTCGGAGCGGCACCGTCACCGCTACGAGGTGAACAACGCCTACCGCCAGCAGATCGCGGACGCCGGCCTGGTGTTCTCGGGCACCTCGCCCGACGGCACCCTCGTCGAGTACGTCGAGCTGCCGCGCGACGTGCACCCGTTCTACATCGCCACGCAGGCGCACCCGGAGCTGCGGTCGCGTCCGACGAACGCGCACCCGCTGTTCGCCGGGCTGGTGGACGCGGCGATCGCGCGCCACGAGGCGTCCAGCCTGTTCGACCCGGCCGAGGAGTCGGCGGAGGTCGTCGCGTAA
- the recN gene encoding DNA repair protein RecN, producing MIEEIVISDLGVIGETTLELGPGFTVVTGETGAGKTMIVTALGLLLGARADAGSVRRGASSAVVEGRWHVPEHAAVAERVEDAGGTVEDGELILTRTVSAEGRSRATVGGRSAPVAVLGELADQLVTVHGQSDQIRLTSASAQRAALDGFGGKAVRRALDAYVAAYDTWQAHAGELETLVRDRDDRLAEAERIRAASDEIEAADPQPGEDVELAERAERLGNLEELRLAAGTAHEALSSESLDGVADVIGLVEAARRAVERVAGSDPALQPVLEQLTELGIQASDASAGLSSYLGSLEPDAGHDLELINERRALLANLTRKYGETVDDVIAYGQRASDRLLELDGDDDRIAALQQAVEQDERTLEQASAALTAARTKAAGDLAKRVTAELRTLAMAGATLVVEVTDGGEYRRHGRDQVAILLQPHSGTDPRPIGKGASGGELSRVMLAIEVVMAGSTTVPTFVFDEVDAGVGGAAAIEIGRRLAKLAERTQVIVVTHLAQVAAFANNHLNVVKDASGAVTSSSVRRLEGEDRLQEMARLLSGLGDSASGMEHARELLDVAGQRA from the coding sequence ATGATCGAGGAGATCGTCATCTCCGACCTGGGCGTCATCGGCGAGACCACCCTCGAGCTCGGCCCGGGGTTCACGGTGGTCACCGGCGAGACCGGTGCGGGCAAGACCATGATCGTCACGGCGCTCGGGTTGTTGCTCGGCGCCCGTGCGGACGCCGGATCCGTGCGCCGTGGTGCCTCGAGCGCCGTGGTCGAGGGCCGCTGGCACGTGCCGGAGCACGCCGCCGTCGCCGAGCGCGTGGAGGATGCGGGCGGCACGGTCGAGGACGGCGAACTCATCCTCACGCGCACCGTCTCTGCCGAGGGGCGCAGCCGCGCGACGGTCGGCGGCCGCAGCGCCCCGGTCGCGGTGCTCGGTGAACTGGCCGACCAACTGGTGACCGTGCACGGACAGTCGGACCAGATCCGCCTGACGTCGGCGTCGGCCCAGCGTGCGGCGCTCGACGGCTTCGGCGGCAAGGCCGTGCGGCGGGCGCTGGACGCCTACGTCGCCGCGTACGACACGTGGCAGGCGCACGCGGGGGAGCTCGAGACCCTCGTGCGCGACCGTGACGACCGCCTCGCCGAGGCGGAGCGCATCCGCGCCGCGTCCGACGAGATCGAGGCCGCCGACCCGCAGCCGGGCGAGGACGTCGAGCTCGCCGAGCGTGCCGAACGCCTCGGGAACCTCGAGGAGCTGCGCCTGGCCGCGGGCACGGCACACGAGGCACTGTCGAGCGAGTCGCTCGACGGCGTCGCGGACGTGATCGGTCTGGTCGAGGCGGCCCGTCGCGCCGTCGAACGTGTCGCCGGCTCGGATCCGGCCCTCCAGCCCGTGCTCGAGCAGCTCACCGAGCTCGGGATCCAGGCCTCGGACGCGTCGGCCGGTCTGTCCAGCTACCTCGGCTCGCTCGAGCCCGACGCCGGGCACGACCTCGAGCTCATCAACGAGCGCCGGGCGCTCCTCGCGAACCTGACCCGGAAGTACGGCGAGACCGTCGACGACGTCATCGCCTACGGACAGCGGGCGAGCGACCGCCTGCTGGAGCTCGACGGCGACGACGACCGCATCGCAGCACTGCAGCAGGCGGTGGAGCAGGACGAGCGGACGCTCGAGCAGGCCTCGGCCGCCCTGACCGCCGCCCGCACGAAGGCCGCCGGTGACCTCGCGAAGCGTGTCACCGCGGAGTTGCGGACGCTGGCGATGGCCGGTGCGACCCTGGTGGTCGAGGTCACCGACGGCGGCGAGTACCGCCGCCACGGACGCGACCAGGTCGCGATCCTGCTGCAGCCGCACTCCGGCACCGACCCGCGTCCGATCGGCAAGGGCGCGTCCGGCGGCGAGCTCTCGCGCGTGATGCTCGCGATCGAGGTCGTCATGGCCGGCAGCACGACCGTCCCGACCTTCGTCTTCGACGAGGTGGACGCGGGCGTCGGCGGCGCGGCGGCGATCGAGATCGGGCGACGGCTCGCGAAGCTCGCCGAGCGCACCCAGGTCATCGTCGTCACGCACCTCGCGCAGGTCGCGGCGTTCGCGAACAACCACCTCAACGTCGTCAAGGACGCGAGCGGCGCCGTGACCTCGTCGAGCGTGCGCCGGCTCGAGGGCGAGGACCGCCTGCAGGAGATGGCCCGCCTGTTGTCCGGTCTGGGTGACAGCGCGAGCGGCATGGAGCACGCCCGCGAACTCCTCGACGTCGCCGGCCAGCGCGCTTAG
- a CDS encoding NAD kinase codes for MSADDRHILLVSHTGRQDSIDAAVEVCDLLHAAGLTPVMPFDEYADVRRAEASVGQVDILGVDVQADQLEIVIVLGGDGTILRAAELVRGTGAPIVGVNLGHVGFLAESERDGLRATVERALTGDYKVEERVTLQVDVVVGHEVVYTSWALNEATIEKASRERMLEVVTEVDGRPLSSFGCDGVVVSTPTGSTAYSFSGGGPIVWPDVDALLMVPLSAHALFSRPIVVGPDCTLAIEVLRRTSGVGVLWCDGRRTHDLPPGARVEVRRSPDPVRVARLKDAPFADRLVAKFQLPVAGWRGPASEDDA; via the coding sequence ATGAGCGCCGACGACCGGCACATCCTGCTCGTCTCCCACACGGGGCGACAGGACTCCATTGACGCCGCCGTCGAGGTCTGCGACCTCCTGCACGCCGCCGGGCTCACCCCGGTCATGCCGTTCGACGAGTACGCCGACGTCCGGCGGGCCGAGGCCTCGGTCGGCCAGGTCGACATCCTCGGTGTCGACGTGCAGGCCGACCAGCTCGAGATCGTGATCGTGCTCGGCGGGGACGGCACGATCCTCCGCGCCGCGGAACTCGTCCGCGGGACGGGCGCTCCGATCGTCGGGGTCAACCTCGGACACGTCGGCTTCCTGGCCGAGAGCGAGCGGGACGGTCTGCGCGCCACCGTCGAGCGTGCCCTGACCGGCGACTACAAGGTCGAGGAGCGCGTGACGCTCCAGGTCGACGTGGTCGTCGGGCACGAGGTCGTCTACACCTCGTGGGCGCTCAACGAGGCGACGATCGAGAAGGCGTCGCGTGAGCGCATGCTCGAGGTCGTCACCGAGGTCGACGGTCGTCCGCTGTCGTCCTTCGGCTGTGACGGGGTCGTCGTGTCCACCCCGACGGGGTCCACCGCGTACTCGTTCTCCGGCGGCGGTCCGATCGTCTGGCCGGACGTCGACGCCCTGCTCATGGTGCCGCTCAGCGCGCACGCACTGTTCTCACGTCCGATCGTCGTCGGGCCGGACTGCACGCTCGCGATCGAGGTCCTCCGCCGGACCAGCGGCGTCGGGGTCCTGTGGTGCGACGGACGGCGCACCCACGACCTGCCGCCCGGCGCCCGTGTCGAGGTGCGGCGTTCTCCGGACCCCGTCCGGGTCGCGCGCCTGAAGGACGCGCCGTTCGCCGATCGCCTGGTCGCCAAGTTCCAGCTGCCGGTGGCGGGGTGGCGAGGCCCGGCGAGCGAGGACGACGCATGA
- a CDS encoding TlyA family RNA methyltransferase: MPDAERTSDDSSPVRLDALLAARGLVKSRTAAAKLVQAGRVTVAGAAVVKPSAPVAPDAEIVVDTEDEWVSRAARKLVRALEVFDVDPSGRVVLDVGASTGGFTQVLLHRGAARVVALDVGHGQLDPVLAVDDRVRVVEGCNARNLTTEEYASLDPRAAETSLVVGDLSFISLRIVLPVLAEAVPADEFVLLVKPQFEVGRSGVREGIVRNAALRNDALMNVLWAAWDAGLGTVGLAASPIVGTHGNHEYLAHFQRRVGGDPTEWGNPTAWIGRATELTEGAA; the protein is encoded by the coding sequence GTGCCTGACGCCGAGCGCACGAGCGACGACTCGTCGCCGGTCCGGCTCGACGCCCTGCTCGCCGCGCGGGGGCTCGTGAAGTCACGGACCGCCGCGGCCAAGCTCGTCCAGGCGGGCCGGGTCACGGTGGCCGGTGCCGCGGTCGTGAAGCCGTCGGCGCCGGTCGCACCCGACGCGGAGATCGTCGTCGACACCGAGGACGAGTGGGTCTCCCGGGCGGCGCGGAAGCTCGTCCGGGCGCTCGAGGTGTTCGACGTCGACCCGAGCGGGCGCGTGGTGCTCGACGTGGGTGCGAGCACGGGGGGATTCACCCAGGTGCTGCTGCACCGCGGCGCCGCGCGCGTGGTCGCGCTCGACGTCGGTCACGGGCAGCTCGACCCGGTGCTCGCCGTCGACGACCGCGTCCGCGTGGTCGAGGGCTGCAACGCGCGGAACCTCACCACCGAGGAGTACGCGTCGCTCGACCCGCGAGCGGCCGAGACGTCGTTGGTGGTCGGGGACCTCTCCTTCATCTCGCTGCGCATCGTCCTGCCCGTGCTCGCCGAGGCGGTGCCCGCCGACGAGTTCGTCCTGCTCGTCAAGCCACAGTTCGAGGTCGGCCGGAGCGGGGTACGCGAGGGCATCGTGCGGAACGCGGCCCTGCGGAACGACGCGCTCATGAACGTGCTCTGGGCAGCGTGGGACGCCGGTCTCGGGACGGTCGGGCTCGCGGCGTCGCCGATCGTCGGGACGCACGGCAACCACGAGTACCTCGCGCACTTCCAGCGTCGTGTCGGTGGCGATCCGACAGAATGGGGGAACCCGACAGCGTGGATCGGTCGGGCCACCGAACTCACCGAAGGGGCTGCATGA
- a CDS encoding HAD-IIA family hydrolase, protein MVLTDLDGVVYRGRNAIPHAVEALTRASSTARVGYITNNASRRPSDVAAHLEGYGLEVSADDVVTSSQAGVRLLATLVPAGSTVLVTGGLGLTSIVEEAGFTVTTSAEDAPAAVIQGFSPDLGWTHLAEASFALADPDVPWVATNMDWSIPVERGIAPGNGTLVSAVHQAVGRMPVVAGKPERPIFDAAIARFGGEHPLFIGDRLDTDIKGANDAGIPSVLVLTGIDQAKQVLAADQRSRPTFVLEDLRGLSEPYPVTVRRQDADGTRYVTVGDATVAMHGHVVRVLDQGASIDLLRAGAALIWESGLAIYGLDVDPKLYGGE, encoded by the coding sequence GTGGTCCTCACCGACCTCGACGGCGTCGTCTACCGCGGCCGCAACGCGATCCCGCACGCGGTCGAGGCCCTGACGCGCGCGTCCTCGACGGCCCGCGTCGGGTACATCACCAACAACGCATCGCGGCGGCCGTCCGACGTCGCGGCACACCTCGAGGGCTACGGCCTCGAGGTGTCCGCCGACGACGTCGTGACCTCGTCGCAGGCGGGCGTCCGGTTGCTCGCGACCCTCGTCCCGGCGGGTTCGACGGTCCTCGTGACCGGCGGTCTCGGCCTCACGAGCATCGTCGAGGAGGCCGGGTTCACCGTGACCACGAGTGCGGAGGACGCGCCGGCAGCGGTGATCCAGGGCTTCTCGCCGGACCTCGGGTGGACGCACCTCGCCGAGGCGTCGTTCGCCCTGGCCGACCCGGACGTGCCGTGGGTCGCCACGAACATGGACTGGTCGATCCCCGTCGAGCGCGGGATCGCCCCGGGCAACGGCACCCTCGTGTCCGCCGTGCACCAGGCCGTCGGTCGGATGCCGGTCGTCGCGGGCAAGCCCGAACGGCCGATCTTCGACGCCGCGATCGCCCGGTTCGGCGGCGAGCACCCGCTGTTCATCGGTGACCGGCTCGACACCGACATCAAGGGCGCGAACGATGCCGGCATCCCGAGCGTGCTCGTGCTGACCGGCATCGACCAGGCGAAGCAGGTCCTCGCCGCGGACCAGCGTTCCCGGCCGACCTTCGTGCTCGAGGACCTGCGGGGCCTGTCCGAGCCGTACCCGGTGACGGTCCGACGCCAGGACGCGGACGGCACGCGGTACGTGACGGTGGGCGACGCCACGGTCGCGATGCACGGTCACGTCGTGCGCGTGCTCGACCAGGGGGCCTCGATCGACCTGCTCCGTGCAGGTGCGGCGCTCATCTGGGAGTCCGGGCTCGCGATCTACGGTCTCGACGTGGACCCGAAGCTGTACGGCGGCGAGTAG